One genomic window of Tatumella citrea includes the following:
- a CDS encoding Ail/Lom family outer membrane beta-barrel protein, whose protein sequence is MKSAILTSLIIAAMGCSLPAMADSHTVSLGYAQSKVQDFKNIRGVNAKYRYEWDSPVSIIGSLTYMSGKRNSSTDYPGVGSESSHAGMKYYSLSAGPAYRINSYISIYGLLGINYDKADFSYSESSVSGSGWESSGNSKKAALMYGAGVQINPMENIAIDIGYEGSSFKDVEKTLSINGFNIGVGYRF, encoded by the coding sequence ATGAAGTCAGCTATTTTAACTTCCCTCATCATCGCGGCAATGGGCTGCAGTCTGCCAGCAATGGCAGATTCCCATACTGTCTCACTGGGTTATGCCCAAAGTAAGGTTCAGGATTTTAAAAATATCCGCGGAGTGAATGCTAAATATCGTTATGAGTGGGATTCGCCGGTAAGTATTATCGGCTCGCTGACCTATATGAGCGGTAAGCGCAATAGCAGTACTGACTATCCGGGGGTTGGCAGTGAAAGTAGCCATGCCGGCATGAAATATTACTCACTGTCGGCAGGGCCGGCCTATCGGATCAACTCGTATATCAGCATTTATGGCCTGTTAGGGATTAATTATGACAAGGCCGATTTTTCCTACAGTGAATCTTCAGTGTCTGGTTCAGGCTGGGAGTCATCCGGGAACAGCAAAAAGGCCGCTTTAATGTATGGCGCCGGAGTACAGATAAACCCGATGGAAAATATCGCCATCGATATCGGCTACGAAGGTTCAAGCTTTAAGGATGTGGAAAAGACTCTGTCGATTAACGGATTTAATATCGGTGTGGGATACCGTTTCTGA